In Alteromonas naphthalenivorans, one DNA window encodes the following:
- a CDS encoding GGDEF domain-containing protein produces the protein MSNDEIITLVEKSGIQQDSSEIGKVIKTVLYHLDSSLSTPDSKLPLNLVEEASPADWAYLKNINVSRYFALKAVFIMYKTANAHLETSERLEYSIPLLYSLKQEALKTTNHHAVAIASIWLAMEYSEINQMKAVVEIEYALPFLKHFDKEYNLETALNKRMAHSWLADAYTNLNVYSRAVAHQRFVIEDSHEHDIATSYVYVGIINSLNHLQRFDDAFTLVEEAEQVSNENRSVQQTLFSLWLKVSVYLHRDKQGDREKIAALTENLSHFEGTTLPTNINLVPVLSVLKATYLALEGSDANFEEAMNLLTSDFDSQAKRSSYSRSILLNKHTLLRDLFTLRGHFKKALYHQHQYDFLKSQPNRAYIHLDELSIDSPLQRDITINKLQEMARLKDKQTLKLKAERFQALTFALAALMSTFLLFWFWREQRSRAQASEIDELTGALFRRAMFKEIAKPMSNKIASCLVLIDLDHFKQVNDRYGHVVGDEVLTKFGQVVRQRIRKTDKFCRYGGEEFLLYLHDTTEENANALLEDIKKSLESNKNWSATESTFSASFSAGVIQVKGERNINKIIKACDNLLYRAKSTGRGKIETMSFPAYLNENI, from the coding sequence ATGAGTAACGATGAGATCATTACTCTGGTTGAAAAGAGCGGAATTCAACAGGATTCATCAGAGATTGGCAAGGTAATCAAAACCGTTCTTTATCACTTAGACAGTTCCCTATCTACTCCAGATTCAAAACTTCCCTTAAATTTGGTTGAGGAAGCATCGCCAGCTGATTGGGCGTATCTCAAGAATATTAATGTAAGCCGGTATTTTGCTTTAAAAGCCGTCTTTATTATGTATAAAACTGCGAATGCGCATTTAGAAACGAGTGAACGTTTAGAATATAGTATTCCCCTACTCTATTCGCTCAAACAAGAAGCCTTAAAAACCACAAATCATCATGCGGTCGCCATTGCAAGCATCTGGCTTGCGATGGAATATTCCGAAATAAATCAAATGAAAGCAGTCGTGGAAATTGAATATGCACTGCCTTTCTTGAAACATTTTGATAAAGAGTACAACCTAGAAACTGCACTTAATAAAAGAATGGCGCATTCATGGCTCGCCGATGCTTACACTAATCTGAATGTTTATAGTCGTGCAGTCGCACACCAGAGGTTCGTCATAGAAGATAGCCACGAACATGACATTGCGACGTCCTACGTATATGTTGGAATTATCAATAGTCTAAACCACTTACAAAGATTCGACGATGCTTTCACATTGGTGGAGGAGGCTGAGCAAGTTTCTAACGAAAATCGAAGTGTTCAACAAACGCTATTCAGTTTATGGTTAAAAGTCAGTGTTTACCTTCACAGAGATAAACAGGGCGATCGTGAGAAAATAGCCGCGCTAACTGAAAACTTATCTCACTTTGAGGGCACTACACTTCCCACTAATATAAATTTAGTGCCCGTATTATCTGTTCTTAAAGCAACTTATTTGGCCCTTGAAGGCAGCGACGCTAATTTCGAAGAGGCCATGAATTTGTTAACGTCGGATTTTGACTCACAAGCTAAGCGTTCTTCCTACAGTAGGTCTATTTTACTAAACAAGCATACCCTCCTTAGAGATTTATTTACGTTAAGAGGCCATTTTAAGAAAGCGCTTTACCACCAGCATCAGTACGATTTTCTGAAAAGCCAGCCCAATAGAGCATATATACACTTGGATGAGTTAAGTATCGATTCACCGTTGCAACGAGACATCACCATTAACAAGTTGCAAGAAATGGCACGACTAAAAGACAAACAAACCTTAAAGTTAAAAGCGGAGCGATTCCAAGCCCTCACTTTTGCGTTAGCTGCCCTGATGTCGACGTTTTTACTTTTCTGGTTTTGGCGTGAACAGCGTTCGCGTGCTCAAGCCAGTGAAATTGACGAGCTAACAGGCGCTCTTTTTCGACGTGCTATGTTTAAAGAAATCGCAAAACCTATGTCCAACAAAATTGCATCTTGTTTAGTGCTCATCGACTTAGACCACTTTAAACAAGTCAATGACAGATATGGTCATGTGGTTGGGGATGAAGTACTAACAAAATTTGGGCAAGTTGTTCGCCAGCGTATTAGAAAGACAGATAAGTTCTGCCGCTATGGCGGTGAAGAGTTTTTGTTATATTTGCACGATACAACAGAAGAAAACGCGAATGCCTTGCTTGAAGACATAAAAAAATCGTTAGAGAGCAATAAGAATTGGTCAGCAACTGAGTCCACTTTCAGTGCTAGCTTTTCTGCCGGCGTCATTCAGGTAAAAGGCGAGCGTAATATCAATAAGATTATTAAGGCATGCGACAATTTACTCTATCGCGCTAAAAGTACCGGCAGAGGTAAGATAGAAACCATGTCGTTCCCCGCTTATTTGAATGAAAACATATAA
- a CDS encoding DUF3379 family protein has translation MDELEFRRRIYADPETTDSDVIAAAKADENKRKFWNEQKQFDKQLKQAVKVDVPEDLKHKLIWQQSANEFASYQKRSRWYVAMAASIAFTVGIGFTMWYHQPVSIGGQALAHMQYAETERAHTLLPVDLEQVNAKLASFGGSFTDMIGDVEVVNYCHLSTVRSLHLIVDTPQGKMSVFIVPERGDVRVPAEFEDKQYHGESIKMHHANIMVVGNKDADLTEMKKAITDRIHFSA, from the coding sequence ATGGATGAATTAGAATTTAGGCGTCGAATTTACGCCGATCCAGAAACCACTGACAGTGATGTTATCGCCGCAGCGAAAGCTGATGAAAACAAACGTAAATTCTGGAACGAACAAAAGCAATTCGATAAGCAGTTAAAACAAGCTGTAAAAGTAGACGTGCCTGAAGATTTAAAGCACAAACTTATTTGGCAGCAATCGGCGAACGAATTTGCAAGCTACCAGAAGCGTAGTCGCTGGTATGTGGCTATGGCCGCTAGTATTGCCTTTACGGTGGGGATAGGTTTTACTATGTGGTATCACCAGCCGGTTAGTATTGGCGGGCAGGCACTTGCTCACATGCAATACGCAGAGACTGAGCGAGCGCATACGTTATTGCCAGTAGATTTAGAGCAAGTTAATGCAAAACTAGCCAGTTTTGGTGGCAGTTTTACAGACATGATTGGTGATGTTGAAGTGGTTAACTACTGCCACTTAAGTACGGTAAGAAGTTTGCATCTTATTGTTGATACCCCGCAAGGGAAAATGTCAGTGTTTATCGTGCCCGAGCGCGGTGATGTGAGAGTACCGGCTGAGTTTGAAGACAAGCAATATCATGGCGAAAGCATAAAAATGCATCACGCCAATATTATGGTGGTTGGTAATAAAGACGCTGACTTAACTGAAATGAAAAAAGCCATTACCGACAGAATTCACTTTTCTGCTTAG
- a CDS encoding DUF885 domain-containing protein, translating to MKTPLLSLSPIAIAMLGLMACSPAPETSQTTQQPPPAVETESQTDSARVNAFFERTFEEDLKSSPMFQSYLGIKWDYDKWNDVSEEQKEKDIAKAKNRLETIESFDTTKLSEQEKLSLRLYKLGIERDLANDEFRHHSYVVHQFRAAHTQVPSFLINIHGVKSKEDAQAYISRLDNVSEYFKQVIEQMKLREQAGVFPPAWAYEQMIAASQNVVTGAPFDTSDTPSTIWEDFNTKVDNLELDDVEKTTLLGEAKAALVTSVMPAYKDFIQELEHQKTITPEGDGVWRLPDGDKWYQNRLNWFTTTDLTADEVHQIGLENVERIHTAMRDIMKKVEFEGTLQEFFVFMREDEQFYLPATEAGRQQYLDDATKAIDDMREALPDYFGILPKAPMVVKRVEAFREQSAGKAFYQSPAQDGSRPGTYYANLYDMSAMPTYQLEALAYHEGIPGHHMQRAIAQELEGVPQFQKFLSFTAYTEGWGLYSEELAKDMGFYQDPYSDFGRLAMELWRACRLVVDTGIHAKKWSREEAVTYLVENTPNPEYDAQKAIERYIAMPGQATAYMIGKLKIMELREKAMTELGDNFDWAGFHDEVLKHGPVPLSILEENINNWIASKKVS from the coding sequence ATGAAAACACCACTGCTATCGTTATCACCAATTGCTATTGCAATGCTTGGGCTAATGGCATGTTCACCCGCCCCTGAAACAAGCCAAACCACTCAACAACCGCCGCCAGCAGTAGAAACTGAAAGCCAAACTGATTCAGCACGAGTTAATGCTTTTTTTGAACGCACTTTCGAAGAAGATCTCAAAAGCTCGCCTATGTTTCAAAGCTACCTAGGCATCAAGTGGGACTATGATAAGTGGAATGATGTTTCTGAAGAGCAAAAAGAAAAAGACATTGCCAAAGCAAAAAATCGCCTTGAAACTATTGAAAGTTTCGATACAACTAAGCTGAGCGAGCAAGAAAAATTAAGCCTTCGTTTATATAAATTGGGTATTGAAAGAGATTTAGCTAACGATGAATTTCGTCATCACAGCTATGTAGTACACCAATTTCGTGCCGCCCATACCCAAGTGCCTAGCTTCTTAATTAATATTCATGGTGTAAAAAGCAAAGAAGACGCACAAGCCTACATTAGCCGTCTAGACAATGTGAGCGAATATTTTAAACAAGTTATCGAGCAGATGAAGCTACGTGAGCAAGCAGGCGTATTTCCCCCTGCTTGGGCTTATGAGCAAATGATTGCAGCATCACAAAATGTGGTTACTGGCGCACCGTTTGATACCAGTGATACCCCCTCCACTATTTGGGAAGATTTCAATACAAAGGTCGATAACCTTGAGCTTGATGATGTAGAAAAAACCACCCTACTAGGTGAAGCGAAAGCCGCGCTAGTTACGTCTGTAATGCCGGCTTACAAAGACTTTATTCAAGAATTAGAACATCAAAAAACCATTACCCCTGAAGGTGACGGTGTATGGCGCTTGCCTGATGGCGATAAGTGGTATCAGAACCGCTTAAACTGGTTTACTACCACTGATTTAACTGCCGATGAAGTGCATCAGATAGGCCTTGAGAACGTTGAACGTATTCATACAGCTATGCGCGATATTATGAAAAAGGTGGAATTTGAAGGCACATTGCAAGAGTTTTTCGTATTTATGCGTGAAGATGAACAATTTTATCTTCCTGCCACTGAAGCCGGACGTCAGCAATATTTAGATGACGCAACGAAAGCCATTGACGACATGCGCGAAGCACTTCCAGATTACTTCGGCATTCTTCCCAAAGCCCCTATGGTAGTTAAGCGTGTTGAGGCGTTCCGTGAGCAATCAGCAGGAAAGGCTTTTTACCAAAGCCCTGCGCAAGATGGCAGCCGCCCAGGTACCTACTACGCAAACCTTTACGACATGAGCGCAATGCCAACTTATCAATTAGAAGCATTGGCGTACCATGAAGGCATTCCTGGCCATCACATGCAGCGCGCCATTGCACAAGAACTTGAAGGTGTACCTCAGTTCCAAAAATTCCTAAGCTTTACCGCGTATACCGAAGGATGGGGGCTATATTCCGAAGAGCTTGCTAAAGACATGGGTTTTTATCAAGACCCATACTCTGACTTTGGCCGACTTGCGATGGAATTATGGCGTGCATGCCGACTGGTTGTTGATACCGGTATTCATGCTAAAAAGTGGAGCCGTGAAGAAGCGGTGACCTATTTAGTTGAAAACACGCCTAACCCAGAATACGATGCACAAAAAGCAATCGAGCGTTATATCGCCATGCCGGGCCAAGCCACAGCCTACATGATTGGTAAGCTTAAAATTATGGAGCTACGAGAAAAAGCCATGACTGAGCTAGGTGATAATTTCGACTGGGCCGGTTTCCATGATGAAGTACTTAAACATGGCCCTGTTCCGCTTTCAATTTTAGAAGAAAATATCAACAATTGGATAGCCAGTAAAAAAGTTAGCTAG
- the putP gene encoding sodium/proline symporter PutP: protein MATGTIISLGLYFAVMLGIGLFAYRQTDTNVEGYMLGGRQLGPAVTALSAGASDMSGWMLMGLPGAMYVSGLSAAWIAVGLVLGALANYILVAPRLRVYTEVANNSITLPDYFENRFADNSRLLRVIASVVIVIFFTLYTSSGVVAGGKLFETSFGLSYETGLYVTAGVVVAYTLVGGFMAVSMTDFVQGCIMFISLILVPAVVITELGGIGASIDALDTINPALFNAFMDASTNEAISVIGIISLMSWGVGYFGQPHIIVRFMAIRSVEDIPTARRIGMSWMIVSIIGALMTGLFGLAYVTGNGNNIDPETVFIYLSQILFHPLIGGFLLAAILAAIMSTISSQLLVTSSSLTSDFYQTFVRRDASDKELVIAGRVSVVAVALVAIFLAYDRDSSILDLVSNAWAGFGAAFGPLVLFSLFKREMTRRAALGGMIVGAVTVLLWIYLPVTINGESLGSWMYEIVPGFILSSLTILILSKSGSPREGVLETFDVFQKKLESHK from the coding sequence ATGGCTACGGGTACGATCATTTCATTGGGACTCTATTTTGCTGTCATGCTGGGTATCGGTCTTTTCGCTTACCGCCAAACAGATACTAATGTAGAAGGTTACATGTTAGGTGGCCGGCAACTCGGTCCAGCCGTCACTGCATTATCAGCCGGTGCATCAGATATGAGCGGGTGGATGCTCATGGGTCTTCCCGGAGCAATGTATGTTTCAGGCCTTTCCGCGGCGTGGATTGCCGTTGGCCTTGTACTAGGCGCATTAGCTAATTACATCTTGGTTGCACCTCGTCTAAGGGTTTATACCGAGGTTGCGAATAACTCTATTACTCTTCCTGATTATTTTGAAAACCGCTTTGCTGACAACTCTCGATTACTTCGTGTTATTGCCTCGGTTGTTATTGTTATTTTTTTTACCCTTTATACCTCTTCAGGGGTAGTCGCGGGTGGAAAGCTATTTGAGACCTCATTCGGTCTTTCCTACGAAACCGGTTTGTATGTTACCGCAGGCGTAGTAGTTGCTTACACACTGGTAGGTGGTTTTATGGCAGTCAGTATGACTGACTTCGTGCAAGGCTGTATTATGTTTATATCGCTAATACTCGTGCCTGCTGTGGTCATCACTGAATTAGGTGGTATAGGCGCTTCTATTGATGCACTTGATACTATTAACCCTGCCCTATTCAATGCTTTTATGGATGCATCTACCAATGAGGCTATCTCGGTAATCGGTATCATATCTTTGATGTCTTGGGGTGTTGGTTATTTCGGACAGCCACATATTATTGTGCGTTTTATGGCGATTCGCTCTGTAGAAGATATTCCAACGGCACGAAGAATTGGTATGAGTTGGATGATAGTTTCTATTATTGGCGCGCTAATGACCGGCTTGTTTGGCCTAGCCTATGTGACGGGCAATGGGAATAATATTGACCCTGAGACTGTCTTTATTTACTTATCTCAAATCCTCTTCCACCCACTAATTGGTGGCTTCTTGCTAGCAGCTATTCTCGCTGCCATCATGAGTACTATTTCATCTCAGCTATTAGTAACATCAAGTTCATTAACTAGCGATTTTTACCAGACTTTTGTTCGACGTGATGCATCTGATAAGGAATTGGTTATTGCCGGTCGCGTTAGCGTGGTGGCGGTCGCCCTTGTTGCAATCTTCTTAGCTTACGACAGAGACAGCAGTATTCTAGATTTAGTCAGTAATGCGTGGGCTGGCTTCGGAGCCGCTTTTGGACCACTGGTATTATTCAGCCTATTTAAACGCGAAATGACCCGTCGTGCTGCTCTCGGCGGCATGATTGTGGGTGCGGTTACCGTATTACTCTGGATTTACCTACCCGTGACTATTAACGGAGAATCGTTAGGTAGCTGGATGTACGAAATTGTTCCTGGGTTCATTCTATCTAGTCTGACCATTCTAATCTTAAGCAAATCAGGCTCGCCTCGTGAGGGTGTGCTTGAAACCTTCGATGTCTTTCAAAAGAAACTTGAATCGCATAAATAG
- a CDS encoding sigma-70 family RNA polymerase sigma factor, with product MFARNRSGSSQVLSNMKAKHKRYEALVNAFHADIFRYAYWLVKDRSVAEDIVQETFLRAWRSLDSLNDEKAAKSWLITILRRENARRFERKQFDTVDIDDVSVHDETQDAEGDVQDRELHRLLGGLSDEYREPLVLQLIFGFSGDEISQQLNLNKNTVMTRLFRARNQLREALERQNEQRGQANG from the coding sequence ATGTTTGCACGAAATAGATCTGGAAGTAGTCAGGTCTTATCCAACATGAAAGCAAAACACAAACGATACGAAGCGCTCGTCAATGCGTTTCACGCAGATATATTCCGCTATGCATACTGGCTGGTTAAAGACCGCTCGGTTGCGGAAGATATTGTGCAAGAAACCTTTTTAAGAGCATGGCGCTCACTCGACTCACTCAACGATGAAAAAGCGGCCAAATCATGGTTAATTACCATATTGCGCCGTGAAAATGCACGTCGTTTCGAACGTAAGCAATTTGATACTGTCGATATCGATGATGTGTCGGTGCATGACGAAACCCAAGACGCAGAAGGCGATGTACAAGACAGAGAGCTACATCGTTTGTTAGGCGGACTAAGCGACGAATATCGTGAGCCCCTTGTCTTGCAGCTTATATTTGGCTTTAGTGGTGATGAAATATCACAGCAACTGAATTTAAATAAGAATACCGTGATGACACGATTATTTCGAGCAAGAAACCAATTGAGAGAGGCGTTAGAAAGGCAAAATGAACAGAGAGGTCAGGCAAATGGATGA